A section of the Kribbella sp. HUAS MG21 genome encodes:
- a CDS encoding YccF domain-containing protein — MKTLLNLIWLVLAGFWLAVGYAVAGIICCVLIVTIPFGIASFRIAGYTLWPFGRTIVDKRSAGAGAVLGNLIWIVFAGWWLALGHLVTGIALCLTIVGIPLGVANFKLIPISLVPLGKDIVPTNQSFA, encoded by the coding sequence ATGAAGACGCTTCTCAACCTGATCTGGCTGGTGCTGGCCGGGTTCTGGCTGGCGGTCGGGTACGCGGTCGCCGGGATCATCTGCTGCGTGCTGATCGTCACGATCCCGTTCGGCATCGCGTCGTTCCGGATCGCCGGGTACACGCTGTGGCCGTTCGGGCGGACCATCGTCGACAAGCGCAGCGCCGGCGCGGGCGCCGTGCTCGGCAACCTGATCTGGATCGTCTTCGCCGGCTGGTGGCTGGCGCTCGGCCACCTGGTCACCGGGATCGCGCTGTGCCTGACGATCGTCGGCATCCCGCTCGGCGTCGCGAACTTCAAGCTGATCCCCATCTCACTGGTCCCGCTCGGCAAGGACATCGTCCCGACGAACCAGTCGTTCGCGTGA
- a CDS encoding MBL fold metallo-hydrolase, translating to MRSLTVLGSCGAWPEAGRACAGFLLEYDGFRVVLDLGYAALPRLLEHCPRGEVDAVVVTHQHPDHCVDVSGLARVRYYDAPDAPPIALHCAPGVLDVLRALEPHPDPAEVFAVRDLASTTRIGPFDVLTVELPHYKTNLGVRLSAPGVSVAYTGDSGPSPELRRLAEGTDLFISDATLQGEPPRTEPRYVMTAGEAAQGARGARRLLLTHFWPGSDRSISVAEASQVFDGEVIAAEEGLTLAL from the coding sequence GTGAGGTCCCTGACCGTCCTCGGCTCCTGCGGCGCCTGGCCCGAGGCGGGCCGGGCCTGCGCGGGTTTCCTGCTCGAGTACGACGGTTTCCGGGTCGTCCTCGATCTCGGGTACGCCGCCCTGCCGCGGCTGCTGGAGCACTGCCCGCGCGGCGAGGTCGACGCGGTCGTGGTGACACACCAGCACCCGGACCACTGTGTCGACGTCAGCGGTCTCGCCAGGGTCCGGTACTACGACGCGCCCGACGCGCCCCCGATCGCGCTGCACTGTGCTCCGGGCGTTCTCGACGTACTGCGTGCGCTCGAGCCGCATCCGGATCCGGCCGAGGTGTTCGCCGTACGGGACTTGGCGTCGACCACGCGGATCGGGCCGTTCGACGTACTGACCGTGGAACTGCCGCATTACAAGACGAATCTCGGTGTGCGGTTGAGTGCGCCGGGGGTCTCAGTCGCCTACACCGGGGACAGCGGGCCGTCGCCTGAGCTGCGGCGGCTGGCCGAGGGGACCGACCTGTTCATCTCGGATGCCACGCTGCAGGGCGAGCCGCCGCGGACCGAGCCGCGGTACGTCATGACGGCCGGTGAAGCGGCCCAGGGTGCGCGGGGAGCGCGGCGGTTGTTGCTGACGCACTTCTGGCCTGGGTCGGACCGGTCAATCTCTGTCGCGGAGGCGTCGCAAGTGTTCGACGGTGAGGTGATCGCCGCCGAGGAGGGGCTGACGCTAGCGCTGTGA
- a CDS encoding SRPBCC domain-containing protein — MDELTAEIEVPATAAVAFELFTDEFGRWWPPEFSWSGAELLTDIGILDGVLYELGPHGLQWDWGRVLVWEPARRFVFSWQIGPDRVPVPRAEDASEVEVTFDGSSVRVAHRGWERHGEAGEAYRENFRQVWPYALGRFAEHVANSSQR; from the coding sequence GTGGACGAACTCACCGCGGAGATCGAGGTGCCGGCGACCGCCGCTGTCGCGTTCGAGCTGTTCACCGACGAGTTCGGTCGCTGGTGGCCGCCGGAGTTCTCCTGGTCGGGTGCGGAACTGCTGACCGACATCGGGATCCTCGACGGCGTGCTGTACGAGCTCGGACCGCACGGATTGCAGTGGGACTGGGGACGGGTGCTCGTCTGGGAGCCCGCGCGGCGGTTCGTCTTCAGTTGGCAGATCGGGCCGGACCGGGTGCCGGTCCCCCGTGCCGAGGACGCGAGCGAGGTCGAGGTGACGTTCGACGGGTCGAGCGTCCGCGTCGCCCATCGCGGCTGGGAGCGGCACGGCGAGGCCGGCGAGGCCTACCGGGAGAACTTCCGCCAGGTCTGGCCTTACGCACTCGGCAGGTTCGCCGAACACGTCGCCAACAGCTCACAGCGCTAG
- a CDS encoding alpha/beta fold hydrolase produces the protein MRLSKSTVTSADGTRLAVYDYGNPDAPLLICVHGYPDNASLWGPVAELLADDFHVVTYDVRGAGESDHPSTTPAYSLDRLQNDFEAVVDAVTPARADTPPARAGEPVARAGEPVARGVHVLAHDWGSIQAWHFVTDPALRGRIASFTSISGPSLDHAGYFIRRLNRAVVRQLVHSWYIFYFHLPWLPERGWRRGWAHRAFNRLEKQQPDDNRALGDYVNGMKLYRANVIPRLLRPAERRTDVPVLAVSPDRDPFVTTPLQTDVARWAPNLTVRVVRGTHWMPRNDPGLVAELVRDHTRQLARWET, from the coding sequence TTGCGACTCTCGAAGTCGACAGTTACTAGCGCGGACGGGACGCGCTTGGCCGTCTACGACTACGGCAACCCCGACGCACCGCTGCTGATCTGCGTCCACGGCTACCCGGACAACGCGTCGCTGTGGGGGCCGGTCGCCGAGCTCCTCGCCGACGACTTCCACGTCGTGACGTACGACGTACGAGGAGCCGGCGAATCCGACCACCCGAGCACCACGCCGGCATATTCCCTGGACCGCCTGCAGAATGACTTCGAAGCAGTCGTCGACGCGGTGACACCGGCCCGGGCGGACACGCCGCCGGCCCGGGCGGGGGAGCCGGTGGCGCGGGCGGGGGAGCCGGTGGCGCGGGGCGTGCATGTGCTCGCGCACGACTGGGGATCGATCCAGGCGTGGCACTTCGTCACCGACCCGGCCCTGCGAGGCCGCATCGCGTCGTTCACCTCGATCTCAGGGCCATCGCTCGATCATGCCGGGTACTTCATTCGCCGGCTCAACCGCGCAGTTGTCCGGCAACTGGTGCACTCCTGGTACATCTTCTACTTCCACCTGCCCTGGCTCCCCGAACGCGGCTGGCGCCGAGGCTGGGCGCACCGGGCCTTCAACCGCCTGGAGAAGCAGCAGCCGGACGACAACCGCGCGCTCGGCGACTACGTCAACGGCATGAAGCTCTACCGCGCGAACGTCATCCCACGCCTGCTCCGGCCCGCGGAACGGCGTACCGATGTCCCCGTCCTCGCGGTCTCGCCGGACCGCGACCCCTTCGTCACCACGCCGCTGCAGACCGATGTCGCCCGCTGGGCGCCGAACCTGACGGTGCGGGTGGTCAGGGGTACCCACTGGATGCCCCGGAACGATCCCGGACTTGTCGCCGAACTCGTACGGGATCACACCCGTCAGCTGGCACGCTGGGAGACATGA